Proteins encoded by one window of Paenibacillus urinalis:
- the rsmB gene encoding 16S rRNA (cytosine(967)-C(5))-methyltransferase RsmB, with the protein MKSGDNNNPRLGNTSNKGRGKSGAQSAASSKRKVSSREAALQVLAAVEQEGAYSNLLLNQVLKQANLTPADTGLATELVYGTIARQKTLDYYLESYVAKGLAKLQPWVRSLLRLSLYQILYLDRVPDHAAVSEAVNIAKRKGHQGISGMVNGVLRNILRNRDKLTIPEDLPAAERIALMHSHPEWLVQRWIEQYGEQEAEAMCRANNEAPPVSVRVNTTMISRNKLIQEMQEEGLVVEPSLLSDDGIIVKSGGNMALTDWYKEGMLSVQDESSMLVAGAVDPKPGMTVLDCCAAPGGKTSHMGEKMEDQGRIIANDIHPHKVELIHRQAERLGLASIETVCHDALDLASNYKEASFDRILLDAPCSGFGVIRRKPDLRWTKSPEDVEAISALQYELLSRVSKLLKPGGTLVYSTCTTEHAENGGVVERFLKENDQFAPAGHLSLREELRHSAILDEYGIQILPHQFHSDGFYIARLTRVETS; encoded by the coding sequence GTGAAGTCAGGAGACAACAATAATCCGCGTCTTGGCAATACATCCAATAAGGGTAGAGGGAAGAGCGGTGCTCAGTCGGCAGCTTCTAGTAAGCGCAAGGTATCCAGCAGAGAAGCGGCGCTTCAAGTCTTGGCTGCGGTTGAACAGGAAGGAGCCTACAGCAATCTGCTTCTGAATCAAGTGCTGAAACAGGCAAATCTCACCCCTGCTGATACGGGACTAGCCACGGAGCTGGTATATGGCACCATTGCTCGTCAAAAGACATTGGATTACTATCTTGAATCCTATGTAGCCAAAGGACTTGCCAAGCTTCAGCCCTGGGTTCGCAGTCTGCTTCGGCTGAGTCTGTATCAAATTCTATATTTGGACCGCGTGCCGGATCATGCGGCGGTAAGTGAAGCGGTAAATATCGCCAAGCGCAAAGGCCATCAGGGTATATCCGGAATGGTGAACGGTGTGCTGCGCAACATTCTGAGAAACCGGGACAAGCTGACGATTCCAGAAGATCTTCCTGCCGCAGAACGCATCGCACTGATGCACTCCCATCCTGAATGGCTTGTGCAGCGCTGGATTGAACAATACGGAGAGCAGGAAGCTGAAGCGATGTGCAGGGCTAACAACGAGGCACCTCCGGTCAGTGTAAGGGTGAATACGACCATGATCTCGAGAAATAAGCTAATTCAAGAGATGCAGGAGGAAGGACTTGTCGTGGAGCCTTCTCTTCTCAGTGATGATGGGATTATCGTCAAGAGTGGGGGGAATATGGCTCTTACCGACTGGTATAAGGAAGGGATGCTCTCTGTACAGGATGAGAGCTCCATGCTTGTGGCCGGAGCGGTGGATCCGAAGCCAGGCATGACCGTTCTGGACTGCTGCGCTGCACCCGGAGGCAAGACCTCGCATATGGGTGAGAAGATGGAAGATCAAGGCCGTATTATTGCTAATGACATTCATCCTCACAAAGTAGAGCTTATTCATAGACAAGCGGAAAGGCTGGGGCTCGCCAGTATTGAGACCGTCTGCCATGATGCGCTTGATCTGGCTTCCAACTACAAGGAAGCTTCGTTTGACCGCATATTGCTCGATGCACCTTGCTCTGGATTTGGGGTTATTCGCAGAAAGCCGGACCTTAGGTGGACCAAATCCCCAGAGGATGTTGAAGCCATCAGTGCGCTGCAATATGAGCTGCTAAGCCGTGTATCCAAGCTGTTGAAGCCTGGAGGAACGCTTGTGTACAGTACTTGTACGACAGAGCATGCTGAGAATGGCGGTGTCGTAGAACGATTCTTGAAGGAGAACGATCAATTTGCCCCTGCAGGTCATCTGTCGCTGAGAGAAGAGCTGCGGCACTCTGCCATATTGGATGAGTACGGAATTCAAATTCTGCCTCACCAGTTTCATAGCGACGGATTTTACATTGCAAGATTGACAAGGGTAGAAACATCGTAA
- the fmt gene encoding methionyl-tRNA formyltransferase, with translation MNIVFMGTPAFAVPSLERLLEEGYNISLVVTQPDKPQGRKKVLTPPPVKEAALKHGIPVFQPARLRNEESVAELAKWKPDLIVTAAFGQILPKSVLDMPQYGCVNVHGSLLPKYRGGAPIQRSIMNGEKVTGVTLMYMAEGLDTGDMISRVEVAIEDEDTSGTMFEKLSLAGAELLMREMPNLTKGKVQATPQKEDEATYAKNLSREDEKIDWSRQSRQIYDQVRGLTPYSGGFTLWDEQVFKVWGTINPSKLPEPYLQASNASKNAEPGTVLGMSKLGIEVKTGDGSLWLSEVQPAGKKAMAAGDFARGGSLTAGTVLK, from the coding sequence ATGAACATCGTTTTTATGGGAACACCGGCCTTTGCTGTGCCTTCACTTGAGAGATTGCTTGAGGAAGGATACAACATCAGCCTTGTAGTGACTCAGCCGGATAAACCTCAAGGACGAAAAAAGGTTCTGACACCGCCTCCGGTCAAAGAAGCTGCGCTGAAGCACGGTATTCCCGTGTTTCAGCCGGCAAGGCTTCGTAATGAAGAATCTGTAGCAGAGCTTGCCAAATGGAAGCCGGATCTCATTGTTACTGCTGCCTTTGGACAAATCTTGCCGAAATCCGTGCTCGATATGCCTCAGTACGGATGTGTTAACGTTCATGGATCGTTACTGCCGAAATATCGGGGAGGTGCACCGATCCAGCGTTCGATCATGAATGGTGAGAAGGTTACGGGAGTAACGCTGATGTACATGGCTGAAGGTCTAGATACCGGTGATATGATCTCTAGGGTAGAGGTCGCAATTGAGGATGAGGATACTTCAGGTACGATGTTTGAGAAGCTCAGCCTTGCTGGAGCAGAGCTGCTGATGCGCGAGATGCCCAATCTGACTAAGGGAAAAGTGCAGGCCACTCCTCAGAAGGAGGATGAGGCAACTTATGCGAAGAACCTATCCCGAGAGGATGAGAAGATCGACTGGTCTCGTCAATCACGTCAAATTTATGACCAGGTACGGGGGCTTACTCCATACTCTGGAGGATTTACATTATGGGACGAGCAGGTATTCAAAGTCTGGGGCACTATCAATCCTTCCAAGCTACCAGAGCCTTACCTTCAAGCATCAAATGCCAGCAAGAATGCAGAGCCCGGAACGGTGCTTGGGATGTCCAAGCTTGGCATTGAAGTGAAGACAGGCGACGGCTCTCTGTGGCTGTCAGAGGTGCAGCCTGCCGGGAAGAAGGCGATGGCTGCCGGTGATTTTGCCCGCGGCGGATCGCTCACAGCAGGGACGGTGCTGAAGTGA
- the def gene encoding peptide deformylase: MSIRLIVKEPDEVLHKVAKEVTKITPNVQKLLDDMAETMYDADGVGLAAPQVGILKRLIVVDVGDDHGLIKMINPEIVSSEGEQFGPEGCLSIPGYNGDVRRAETVTVKGLDRDGKEFTVTGSGLFARAFQHEIDHLNGVLFTDLAEKVYEIGAEPNRGK, encoded by the coding sequence ATGTCAATTCGATTGATTGTAAAAGAACCGGATGAGGTATTGCACAAGGTAGCCAAGGAAGTAACGAAGATCACACCTAATGTCCAAAAATTGCTCGATGATATGGCGGAGACAATGTATGATGCGGATGGTGTAGGTCTTGCTGCACCGCAGGTCGGCATCTTGAAGCGGCTGATCGTAGTCGATGTTGGCGATGATCACGGTTTGATCAAAATGATCAACCCTGAGATTGTAAGCTCGGAAGGAGAGCAATTTGGACCGGAGGGCTGTCTGAGCATTCCAGGCTACAACGGAGATGTCCGCAGAGCTGAAACGGTAACAGTAAAGGGTCTTGACCGCGATGGCAAAGAATTTACGGTTACGGGCAGTGGTTTGTTCGCGAGAGCGTTCCAGCATGAGATCGATCATCTCAATGGTGTTTTGTTTACAGATCTCGCAGAAAAAGTGTATGAAATCGGAGCTGAACCGAATCGCGGTAAATAA